Proteins from one Dama dama isolate Ldn47 chromosome 12, ASM3311817v1, whole genome shotgun sequence genomic window:
- the DLL4 gene encoding delta-like protein 4 — protein sequence MAVASRRASGWALLLLVALWQQPAAGSGVFQLQLQEFANERGVLASGRPCEPGCRTFFRVCLKHFQAVVSPGPCTFGSVSTPVLGTNSFAVGDDSSGGGRNPLQLPFNFTWPGTFSLIIEAWHAPGDDLRPEALPPDALISKIAIQGSLAVGQNWLLDEQTSPLTRLRYSYRVICSDNYYGDSCSRLCKKRNDHFGHYVCQPDGSLSCLPGWTGEYCEQPICLSGCHEQNGYCSKPAECICRPGWQGRLCNECIPHNGCRHGTCSTPWQCTCDEGWGGLFCDQDLNYCTHHSPCKNGATCSNSGQRSYTCTCRPGYTGVDCELELSECDSNPCRNGGSCKDQEDGYHCLCPPGYYGLHCEHSTLSCADSPCFNGGSCRERNQGTSYACECPPNFTGSNCEKKVDRCTSNPCANGGQCLNRGPNRMCRCRPGFTGVHCEINISDCARSPCVHGGTCHDLENGFVCTCPAGFSGRRCEVRMPVEACASGPCFNGATCYTGLPPDNFVCNCPYGFMGSRCEFPMSMPPSFPWVAVSLGVGLVVVLVLLCMVAVAVRQLRLRRPDGGSREAMNNLSDFQKDNLIPTAQLKNTNQKKELEVDCGLDKSNCGKQQNHTLDYNLAPGLLGRGILPGKYSHSDKSLGEKAPLRIHSEKPECRISAICSPRDSMYQSVCLISEERNECVIATEV from the exons ATGGCAGTCGCGTCTCGTCGCGCCTCGGGCTGGGCGCTACTGCTGCTGGTGGCACTTTGGCAGCAG CCCGCGGCCGGCTCCGGAGTCTTCCAGTTGCAGCTGCAGGAGTTTGCCAACGAGCGCGGCGTACTAGCCAGCGGGCGGCCGTGCGAACCCGGCTGCCGAACCTTCTTCCGCGTCTGCCTTAAGCACTTCCAGGCGGTCGTCTCTCCCGGGCCCTGCACCTTCGGCAGCGTCTCCACGCCTGTGCTGGGCACCAACTCCTTCGCCGTCGGAGACGACAGTAGCGGCGGGGGACGCAACCCTCTCCAACTACCCTTCAATTTCACCTGGCCG GGTACCTTCTCACTCATTATTGAAGCTTGGCACGCACCAGGAGATGACCTGCGGCCAG AGGCCTTGCCACCAGACGCGCTCATCAGCAAGATCGCCATCCAGGGCTCCCTAGCTGTGGGCCAGAACTGGTTACTGGATGAGCAGACCAGCCCTCTCACAAGGCTGCGCTACTCTTACCGGGTCATCTGCAGTGACAACTACTATGGGGACAGCTGCTCACGTCTATGCAAGAAGCGCAATGACCACTTCGGCCACTACGTGTGTCAGCCAGATGGCAGCCTGTCTTGCTTGCCCGGCTGGACTGGGGAGTACTGCGAACAGC ctatctgTCTTTCTGGCTGTCATGAACAGAACGGCTACTGCAGCAAGCCTGCAGAGTGCAT CTGCCGCCCGGGCTGGCAGGGCCGCCTGTGCAACGAATGCATCCCCCACAATGGCTGTCGCCATGGCACCTGCAGCACCCCCTGGCAATGCACTTGTGATGAGGGCTGGGGAGGCCTGTTCTGTGACCAAG ATCTCAACTACTGCACCCACCATTCCCCGTGCAAGAATGGGGCCACGTGCTCCAACAGCGGGCAGCGGAGCTATACCTGCACCTGTCGCCCAGGCTACACTGGCGTAGACTGTGAGCTGGAGCTCAGCGAGTGTGATAGCAACCCCTGTCGCAACGGAGGCAGCTGTAAG GACCAGGAGGACGGCTACCACTGCCTGTGTCCCCCGGGTTACTATGGCCTGCACTGCGAACATAGCACCTTGAGTTGTGCTGACTCCCCATGCTTCAATGGGGGCTCCTGTCGGGAGCGCAACCAGGGGACCAGCTACGCCTGTGAATGCCCCCCCAACTTCACTGGCTCCAACTGTGAGAAGAAAGTGGACAGGTGTACCAGCAACCCATGTGCCAATG GGGGCCAGTGCCTGAACCGAGGTCCAAACCGCATGTGCCGCTGCCGTCCTGGATTCACTGGCGTCCACTGTGAGATCAACATCAGCGACTGTGCCCGCAGCCCTTGTGTCCATGGTGGCACGTGCCATGACCTGGAGAATGGGTTCGTGTGCACCTGTCCGGCCGGCTTCTCTGGCCGGCGCTGCGAGGTGCGGATGCCTGTCGAAGCCTGTGCCTCAGGACCCTGCTTCAACGGGGCCACATGCTACACTGGCCTCCCTCCTGACAACTTCGTCTGCAACTGCCCCTATGGCTTCATGGGCAGCCGCTGCGAGTTCCCCATGAGCATGCCCCCCAGCTTCCCCTGGGTGGCCGTGTCCCTGGGCGTGGGGCTGGTGGTGGTGCTCGTGTTACTGTGCATGGTGGCGGTGGCAGTGCGGCAGCTGCGGCTCAGGCGGCCCGACGGCGGCAGCAGGGAGGCCATGAACAACTTGTCGGACTTCCAGAAGGACAACCTTATCCCCACCGCCCAGCTCAAGAACACAAACCagaagaaggagctggaagtagACTGTGGCCTGGACAAGTCCAACTGTGGCAAACAGCAGAACCACACATTGGACTATAATCTGGCCCCAGGACTCCTGGGGCGGGGGATCCTGCCCGGGAAGTATTCCCACAGTGATAAGAGCTTAGGGGAGAAGGCGCCACTGCGGATACACAG TGAAAAGCCAGAGTGTCGGATATCAGCCATATGCTCCCCCAGGGACTCCATGTACCAGTCTGTGTGTTTGATATCAGAAGAGAGGAATGAATGTGTCATTGCCACAGAG GTATAA